A segment of the Desulfuromonas acetoxidans DSM 684 genome:
ATGACCGTGTGTTCTATACCGACTTAGTTAAGCAGTTGCGAGACGAAGGGCGCTGGGAAGGAGAGATCTGGATACGGCACCATCGCGGGCACAGCCTGCCGCAATGGCTGCGGATCGAAACAGTGGAAGAACCCGAAAACAAAACAACACGCTACGTTGCGGTGAGCGCTGATTTAAGTGAAGAAAAGGCCTGGGAAGAAAAAATGCTGCAGCTGGCTCAAACCGATCCACTGACTGGCTCGGCCAACCGGGTGCTGTTTCGCGATCGTCTGCAGCAGGCCATCAAGCGTGCTCAGAGCCGCAAAGGGATGGAGGTCCAGGTCTTTTCTCTTGATCTGGATTATTTTAAACGGATCAATGATTCTCTCGGCCATGTGGCTGGTGACCGTATGCTGATTGAGGTTGCCGCGCGTCTGAAACGTGTCAGCCGCGGGCAGGATACCATCTCGCGGCTCAGTGGCGACGAATTTGCCATTCTGGTGACCTGTCTCAATGATGAGGTGGATGCGACGCGTATGGCCCAGAAGATGTTGCAGGCGATTTCTGAACCGATGATGATCGATGGGGCTGAACTGATTATCACTGCCAGCATTGGCGTGGCTCTTTATCCGGGAGATGGCGACGATGATGTGACGTTGATGGCCAATGCCGACAATGCCATGCATCAGGCCAAACGCCAGGGACGCAGCCGGATGTGCTATTTCTCTGCCGAGTTGGCGGATAAAGCTCAGGAGTATCTGACCATTGAGTCGAAGTTGCGCCGGGCACTCGAAAACAGCGAATTGCAGCTCTACTACCAACCGCAGGTTGATCTGGCCACCGGCGATATTGTCGCCGCAGAAGCGTTGCTGCGTTGGCACAGTGACGAGCTGGGCTGGGTGTCGCCGGACCGCATGATTCCGGTGGCGGAAGAAGGTGGTTTGATCATTGCTCTGGGCCGCTGGATTATTGAGGAGTGTTGTCGAACGATTAGAGGATACCACCGGAGCTCGGGGAATTGGTTTCCTATTGCCGTCAACGTGTCGGCCCGCCAGTTTCTTGAGCCCGGATTTACCGACGAGCTTGTTGAAATTGTGAGGTTTTATGACATTCCCCCCTCACTTCTGGAATTGGAATTGACGGAAAGTATGATGCTTGATGATGTCGGCAAAGCGATTGAGACCATGAAAGCGTTAAGCTTTAAAGGGTTCAAGATTGCTCTGGATGACTTTGGCACCGGTTATACATCGCTTGCCTATCTGAAACAGTTTCCGGTGTCAAAGCTCAAGTTGGACCGTGCGTTTGTCACTGATGTCCATCGGGACGTCAATGATGCTGCTATTGCAGAAGCGCTGGTCACCTTCACCCGTGTCATGGGACTGAGCCTCGTTGCCGAGGGAATTGAAGAATCGGTGCAACATGAGTGTCTCAATCTCATGGGGTTCCGTTTTGGCCAAGGCTATCTGTTTTCCAGGCCGCTACCCAAGGACCAATTTATCAGCCTGCTGGAGACTAAGTTGGGTGTTTCTTTTGTGCGAACGATCCCACCTGATTGAGATGAAAATCACCGTTTGGTGATAAATGATTTGATCCTGGTGTCTGAGGATGGTTTTATGGGGCAGTGTCTTTCCCTGGGCATTGCGCTTCACGGTGATGTCTGACGGGACAATTTCAGCCTCAAAAACCTGACAGAGATCACCGCCCATGCCCTCATCTCAATCCATACCCGATCAACAAGGCCTGCATCTCTATATCCCCCTCTCCGGGCGGGAGATTCGGCGAATTCGCCGTGGCAGCCTGGTGCGCAGTTTTGGCAGTTTTCTCGGCGCATTGCTACCGGTGCTGGCACTGTGCGTAGTGGCCGTGCTGGTGACGATGCTGTTCGGCCAACCGTGGTGGCACGGAGCTTTGTTGCTCGTTGCCATGGTGCTGGTGGCTGATATGGTGTTGGGGCGGCGGCGGATCGGTTGGTTGCGGCGCAATGTGACCATGATGCTGACGGGAGCAGCCGGTTATTTTGTCACCATGCCCTGGCATCCGCAGTTTCTTCCGTCAACCTGGAGCTCTGTTGATATTCAGGCGACGGCCGCCACGTTTTTCCTGTTGTGCGGAGTCCTGTTTCTGATTGTCGTCCAACGCCTGGCTCAGGCCGGTATTCAGTATGCGCAACGTGCTTTTTTATTTAAAAAGGATGATCAGTCGCCAAAAGCACTGCAGGCGGATCTCAATCACCAGGGCGTCACCGCCTTTGATCCTTTCTTTGAATCCCTTGAAGAGAGTGGCCGCCCCTATATGACCCGGGCCGAGGTGCTGGCCATTGTCACGGTTCTCAATCAGTATCGTGCCCGCATGGAACACGAAGAAAACCGCGACAAAGGATCGACTAGCCCTTGATGTTGATCAACGGTTTGATGTGGGCATGCACCGTTACCAGATCTTTTTGCTGTTCCATAACGGTAAAGATATTTTTGTAGGCCAACGGCGATTCGTCGAGGGTCTTTTTGCTGACTCGGGCGACAATGCCGTCCATGCTGCGACTGAATTCCTGCATGCTCAACTGATCCTTAGCCGCTTTGCGGCTCAATACCCGTCCGGCTCCGTGCGAACTCGACCATAACGACAGCGGATTGCCTTTGCCTTCAACAATGAACGAGCCGTCCCGCATATTGCCGGGAATTACGCCCATCATACCTGCCTCAGCGTGGGTGGCACCCTTGCGGTGAATCCACAAACCGTCTTTTTCCTCGGCGTGATTATGATTGCGATTGATCAGCTCTGACCACTGCGCCTTGCCGGTGCAATAACGTTGAATCTGCTCCACCACCCGACCAATAATTTCATGGCGGTTCTGTAAGGCAAAAGCCAGGCAGAAGGCCAGGTCCATCAGATAGTCACGTCCCGCTGCCGAATCCACCGCCAGGCCATCGTGGCCCTGACGCGCTTTTGTCCCTCCGGCAGCCTGTTTCATGTAATGTCCGGCCACCGAATGGCCGAGGTTGCGTGACCCGGAATGGACGATGATCCATACTTGGTCGTTGCCGTTATGGCCGATCTCAATAAAGTGATTGCCGCTGCCCAGTGAGCCCAGCTGCAGCAGGCCGTTTTCAGCAAATAATTTAGCCAGAAAAGGGCTGCGGGGAAGATGTTCATGGTTCCAGGTGGTTTCCTGGCGGTTGTGGTGAAACCCCACCGGCACAGCTTGGTAAATGGCGTTGAAGATTGCCTCACCATGGGCATGAATCTCTGTTGCGTCAAAGGTTGTTGGTACCGCGCACATACCACAGCCGATATCGTAGCCCACCCAGGCCGGGACAATGACATCCTGCGTCGCAATAACACCGCCGATGGGCAGGGCATAACCGAGGTGGGCGTCGGCCATCAATGCACCGCGCACGGCATACTCCTGTTTGAGAGCCGTGTAAAACTGATCGAGGGTGGCTCCATCAGGAGCATCGGCAAAGATGTGATGTGGTTTCATCTCAATGTATGCTTTTCGTTTCAGTAGCGGCGTGTCACCATCACATGGCTGGTAAACTGCGAGACTTCGGCACTGTAACCATGATGGCAGAACAGGCCGTTATCGCCATAGGCTTTTTTCTTTAACGCCCACTCCAGGGCAAGGTCAACCTGCCACTTTTGCCATTTCAGTCCGGCACCGGTTGTCACATGATCGGTCACAATGGCCGGGAAAAACGGGAAGAGGTTTTTTCCCGGAATGGGATCATTGCCGTGATTATACCCCAACCGCAGGCGCAGGTTGTCGGTGCAGCGATATTCCAGCCCTACGGCCAACACCCATTGGTCGCGCCATGACATGGGGTAGCTGTAAGCCAATGATGCGGGCACTTGGTCGTTGCCCCTCTGGTGAAGTTTCAAGCGGACATTCTTAACGGCATTGGACCAGTTGATCCAGTCGACATCCACGGCCACTTTTACGGTGTCACCAATCAGGTAGCTGAAGCCGAGACCAGCCTGACGTGGCCAGTTAAATCCAGACAATTCGGCATCGTAATCGACCAATCCTTCACCCAGTGCCGAGTAATTGATTTGCGCATTGCCGTCTTTATAGGTCAGTTTTGATTCGGTCAGGTAAGCACCGCCAACCGTCAAATTTCCCCACTGATATTGAAAGCCCAACCGCAGACCCGTTGCCCAGGCGCGCGAGTCTTTCAACCTCATGCCGAAAAAAGCAAACTCATTGGTGCCGTCGCCATCGTCATCAACGGCCAGACTGGTATGGGGGAACATATCCATTTTTGCTGTGGCATAACCGCCCTGCAAACAGATTCCCAGTTTCAGGCGGCGGTCTTCACTGTGCCAGGCCAGCGTCGGCGTGGCTTTCATGTAACTGATGTCACTGGACAGCTCATCATACTCCTGGGACATGGCCACCTGATCGGCAAACGGCATACGCAGGCTTTCATAGCGCAAACCCATGCCGCCCTGAGCGAAAAAACCAAGACCGAAGATGAAAGGGGAATTTTTGATGGGCTGGGCCCAGGCCAGCAGCGGCAGGTGAAACAGTTGTTCATCGGCCAGGAGATTGTTGCCGTGCTGATCCTGATGATGGTTGCGTGGCTGCAGCATACTGTCGCCGACACTGATTTCGCTACCGCAGCAGCCGCTGAGCCCGGCAGGGTTAATGTTCATGGCCGTGACATTATCAACCAAGGCCAAGTCCGCTCCCCCCATGGCGCTGGAGACAGCACCATAACCGATCATATTCATGCCGTTTGTCGCCCAAGCTGTGGTGGAAAAGCCCACGAGCATGACAAACAGAAGCATTAAAATACGCATGTCTCTCCCGGCGGAGTGATAACAATCCGGTCGCCTTTCTTCCAGGCATCCGAGTTGGCGGGGTGGTTGTCAGTGAGATTGATATTGCATTGTAGATAAAGTTTTAAACAAGGCTTGGCACGAGTTGAAAACTTTTAGCCCCTGGATTCTTTGTAGCATTTTTATGCTGTGAATGCGAGGGTTTAGCAGCCGAAGGGATATTATTCCGTTTATGGTTGGATTGGTGATGTCTTTAGCCGGCCAGTGAGAAGGCGCCGCGAATGCCCTCAATGACCATTTGCGTTCCGATTGATGCCAGAATCAGACCCATCATCCGGGTGATCACGCCCAAGGCGCTGGGTCCGATGAAAAAAACCAGTTTTTCACCGAAAATAAACAGGATGTAGGTTAGAACACAGAGCACTCCGAACATGGAGATGGTCACCAGCAGTTCGGTGATACCGCCACCCGAAGAAAAATTCATGGCCGTGGCAATGGTGCCGGGACCGGCAAGGATTGGCATCGCCAGCGGCGAAACGGCAATACCGAGAGAGTCTTCGGCAGGTTTTTGCTTTTCGGCATGGCTCGGGTGCTGAACACTCGAATGGTTGCCCTGCAGCATGTGAAATCCGACCAGAAAAACCAGTAAGCCGCCGGTGAGGCGAAATGCCGGCAAGGTCAAGCCGAACAGTTCAAAAATGATTTTTCCGGCCACGGAAAACAGGGCGACAATTGCAAAGGCCAGTAGCAGGGCGCGTAAGGCGATGGCCGCTGTGGTTTTAGTGTCATCGTCACTGGTCAGGCCAATAAACACCGGCACGTTGGCAATGGGGTTCATAATGGCAAAAAAGCCCATGAAAACAGTGAATGCGTGCAGCCAGATATTTTGTATCATACTTTCAGCTCATGTCTGTCAATGCTTAAAATTCGCCTGAATGACGTGGAATGGTGCGAGGCGAAGCCATACCCGAAAATCTGGTGATGATAGCGCATTTGTCCCGTTGATGAAGAGAGATCTTCAGAACATGTTTGTTCTCACTATAACGTGGACCGGACCCCGACTGCAAGTTTGGCTATTGTGGACTTCAAACCTTGTTGCGTTTTCTCTGGAGTGTTGTGGTGGGATTGTCAGAAGGTCTCCGGCCAGAACCAGCGTTGGTTGTCGTGTCCTTCCAGCATCCGATAACGTAGCCCGAACAAGGTCGACAGGTCGCCGGTGGTCAATTGCGTCGTTGGAATATGACGCAACAGCCGCCCTTCGTGCAACAACATGGCCCGGTCGGCCCACTGCAGGGCGAGGTTGATGTCATGCATGCTGAAAATCACGGTAGTGCGCTTCTCACGACTGGCGGCGCGCAATTTATCCATCAATTGCACCTGATGTTTGGGATCGAGGTTGTTGGTGGGTTCGTCGAGCAGCAGGATGGCCGGTTGTTGGGCCAGGGCGCGGGCGATCACTGCCATCTGCACCTGACCGCCGCTCAATTTGGTCATGGGCGTGTAGGCCAGATCGATGAGTTCCATGTGATTCAGGCTCTGTTCAACCAATTCCAGGTCGGTTGCTGAAGGACGAGCCGACCAACCGCCTTGATGGGGCAGGCGACCGAGCAGCACGTAGTCAAACACCGTCAGGGTCGGCGGCGGGGAGTTCTGAGCCACATAGGCGCAGTAGTGGGCGATACGTCGCGGCCCAAGCTGACGCAGGGATTGATCAAGCGGTGCACCGAGGACGATGTTGCCACTGTCAGGCGTCAGAATCCCGGCCATCAGTTTGAGCAGGGTCGATTTACCGGAGCCGTTAACGCCGAGCAGGGCGGTGAGTTGGCCGTCGGCCAGGGTGGCGTCCAGACCATTGAGCACCGGATGACCGCCGCGATAGGCAAAATGCAGGTGATGCAGGGTCAGGTCCATGGTTGCTCCCGGCTGAACAAAAGCACGAGGAACAACGGTGCGCCGAGGAACGCGGTGACCACCCCGGCGGGAAAGGTCAGC
Coding sequences within it:
- a CDS encoding EAL domain-containing protein, whose product is MIREPQPHWQKKSYRSVALAVTIVFLVVVLTGILFVVQVKQHVVDLVAQQSFKTDQHVLKTLLDDPLQRNDLAQMKRILKDFFEGNPDYVVIRLYDPDKSPLFSATRPVEQSQLTLQAEITVGESQRRVHLVVIKEVVVSTQWLPYRGWRAIALIVLGCVVLSQLMWLFIKRFGLDPLYAGVLREQHYYRSLFDQAQEAILVMSQSGELLRFNNAARRLFKLPETMETGNLRQFHDKTNWLKIRSFIKMIKQQGHHTETAYLPSIDLCVEILGSQIVLEEQTLIQLVILDITEQYHSQLKLKELQEELERSLDEYRTLFDYSVDGLTVRNLNGELLLCNKSYEEMLGRTFAELNHQHFTKLCDPQEKSALSEKYREALEGKSILFEFTYEHKDGHHFPVEIRSIVIDYRGEPCVLTAVRDISERREKDQRLRELSAVVDHSNDAVMIMDDSGNVLAVNKTFCDLSGYSEEDLLNRLPLFLRAERHDRVFYTDLVKQLRDEGRWEGEIWIRHHRGHSLPQWLRIETVEEPENKTTRYVAVSADLSEEKAWEEKMLQLAQTDPLTGSANRVLFRDRLQQAIKRAQSRKGMEVQVFSLDLDYFKRINDSLGHVAGDRMLIEVAARLKRVSRGQDTISRLSGDEFAILVTCLNDEVDATRMAQKMLQAISEPMMIDGAELIITASIGVALYPGDGDDDVTLMANADNAMHQAKRQGRSRMCYFSAELADKAQEYLTIESKLRRALENSELQLYYQPQVDLATGDIVAAEALLRWHSDELGWVSPDRMIPVAEEGGLIIALGRWIIEECCRTIRGYHRSSGNWFPIAVNVSARQFLEPGFTDELVEIVRFYDIPPSLLELELTESMMLDDVGKAIETMKALSFKGFKIALDDFGTGYTSLAYLKQFPVSKLKLDRAFVTDVHRDVNDAAIAEALVTFTRVMGLSLVAEGIEESVQHECLNLMGFRFGQGYLFSRPLPKDQFISLLETKLGVSFVRTIPPD
- a CDS encoding MarC family protein, whose amino-acid sequence is MQNIWLHAFTVFMGFFAIMNPIANVPVFIGLTSDDDTKTTAAIALRALLLAFAIVALFSVAGKIIFELFGLTLPAFRLTGGLLVFLVGFHMLQGNHSSVQHPSHAEKQKPAEDSLGIAVSPLAMPILAGPGTIATAMNFSSGGGITELLVTISMFGVLCVLTYILFIFGEKLVFFIGPSALGVITRMMGLILASIGTQMVIEGIRGAFSLAG
- a CDS encoding RtcB family protein, whose product is MKPHHIFADAPDGATLDQFYTALKQEYAVRGALMADAHLGYALPIGGVIATQDVIVPAWVGYDIGCGMCAVPTTFDATEIHAHGEAIFNAIYQAVPVGFHHNRQETTWNHEHLPRSPFLAKLFAENGLLQLGSLGSGNHFIEIGHNGNDQVWIIVHSGSRNLGHSVAGHYMKQAAGGTKARQGHDGLAVDSAAGRDYLMDLAFCLAFALQNRHEIIGRVVEQIQRYCTGKAQWSELINRNHNHAEEKDGLWIHRKGATHAEAGMMGVIPGNMRDGSFIVEGKGNPLSLWSSSHGAGRVLSRKAAKDQLSMQEFSRSMDGIVARVSKKTLDESPLAYKNIFTVMEQQKDLVTVHAHIKPLINIKG
- a CDS encoding ABC transporter ATP-binding protein; translated protein: MDLTLHHLHFAYRGGHPVLNGLDATLADGQLTALLGVNGSGKSTLLKLMAGILTPDSGNIVLGAPLDQSLRQLGPRRIAHYCAYVAQNSPPPTLTVFDYVLLGRLPHQGGWSARPSATDLELVEQSLNHMELIDLAYTPMTKLSGGQVQMAVIARALAQQPAILLLDEPTNNLDPKHQVQLMDKLRAASREKRTTVIFSMHDINLALQWADRAMLLHEGRLLRHIPTTQLTTGDLSTLFGLRYRMLEGHDNQRWFWPETF
- a CDS encoding OmpP1/FadL family transporter; amino-acid sequence: MRILMLLFVMLVGFSTTAWATNGMNMIGYGAVSSAMGGADLALVDNVTAMNINPAGLSGCCGSEISVGDSMLQPRNHHQDQHGNNLLADEQLFHLPLLAWAQPIKNSPFIFGLGFFAQGGMGLRYESLRMPFADQVAMSQEYDELSSDISYMKATPTLAWHSEDRRLKLGICLQGGYATAKMDMFPHTSLAVDDDGDGTNEFAFFGMRLKDSRAWATGLRLGFQYQWGNLTVGGAYLTESKLTYKDGNAQINYSALGEGLVDYDAELSGFNWPRQAGLGFSYLIGDTVKVAVDVDWINWSNAVKNVRLKLHQRGNDQVPASLAYSYPMSWRDQWVLAVGLEYRCTDNLRLRLGYNHGNDPIPGKNLFPFFPAIVTDHVTTGAGLKWQKWQVDLALEWALKKKAYGDNGLFCHHGYSAEVSQFTSHVMVTRRY